From one Bradyrhizobium sp. Ash2021 genomic stretch:
- the purF gene encoding amidophosphoribosyltransferase: protein MDEMQNPSDPAEQLDRNSGPIELQDDLEGDTLREECGVFGIFGHPEAAAITALGLHALQHRGQEAAGIVSFDGSRFHSERRLGLVGDTFSRREVIERLPGNAAVGHVRYSTTGATILRNVQPLFAELNAGGFAVGHNGNLTNGLTLRRELVLHGAMMQSTTDTEVILHLVAQSKRSRFIDRFIEALRTIEGAYSLVSLTNKKLIGARDPLGIRPLVLGDLDGHPILASETCALDMIGAKYVRDVEPGEILVFDEQGAHSHKPFPPKPPRPCIFEYIYFSRPDSIVGGRSVYEVRKAFGAQLARESHVEVDVVVPVPDSGVPAALGYSQHSGVPFELGIIRNHYVGRTFIQPTQSVRELGVRMKHSANRAAIEGKRIILIDDSLVRGTTSKKIVRMMRDAGAREVHFRLASPPILYPDYYGIDLPDRGGLLAATHSLEEMREIIGADSLAFLSIDGMYRAMGEPGRDPANPKFADHCFTGAYPTHLTDQTQVEPSPRQLSLLAEAS from the coding sequence ATGGACGAGATGCAAAACCCTTCCGATCCCGCCGAGCAACTTGACCGAAACTCCGGTCCGATCGAATTGCAGGACGATCTCGAAGGCGACACGTTACGCGAGGAATGCGGCGTGTTCGGCATTTTCGGCCACCCCGAGGCCGCCGCCATCACCGCACTCGGATTGCACGCCCTTCAGCATCGCGGCCAGGAAGCCGCCGGCATCGTCTCCTTCGACGGCAGCCGCTTCCACTCGGAGCGCCGGCTCGGCCTCGTCGGCGACACCTTCTCCCGCCGCGAAGTGATCGAGCGCCTGCCCGGCAACGCCGCGGTTGGCCATGTCCGCTATTCCACCACCGGCGCCACCATCCTGCGCAACGTGCAGCCGCTGTTCGCCGAACTCAATGCCGGCGGCTTCGCGGTCGGCCACAACGGCAACCTCACCAATGGTCTGACGCTGCGCCGCGAGCTCGTCCTCCACGGCGCCATGATGCAGTCGACCACCGACACCGAAGTGATCCTGCATCTGGTCGCGCAGTCCAAGCGCAGCCGCTTCATCGACCGCTTCATCGAGGCGCTGCGCACCATCGAGGGCGCCTATTCGCTGGTGTCGCTGACCAACAAGAAACTGATCGGCGCGCGCGATCCGCTCGGCATCCGTCCTTTGGTGCTCGGCGATCTCGACGGCCACCCGATCCTGGCGTCGGAAACCTGCGCGCTCGACATGATCGGCGCGAAATATGTCCGCGACGTAGAGCCTGGCGAGATATTGGTGTTCGACGAACAGGGAGCGCACAGCCACAAGCCGTTCCCGCCCAAGCCGCCGCGGCCCTGCATCTTCGAATACATCTATTTCTCGCGGCCGGATTCCATCGTCGGCGGCCGCTCGGTCTATGAAGTCCGAAAGGCCTTCGGCGCCCAGCTCGCACGTGAAAGCCATGTCGAGGTCGATGTGGTGGTACCGGTGCCGGATTCCGGCGTGCCTGCCGCGCTCGGTTACAGCCAGCATTCCGGCGTGCCGTTCGAACTCGGTATCATCCGCAATCACTATGTCGGCCGCACCTTCATTCAGCCGACCCAGAGCGTGCGCGAACTCGGCGTGCGCATGAAGCATTCGGCCAACCGCGCTGCGATCGAGGGCAAGCGGATTATCCTGATCGACGATTCGCTGGTGCGCGGCACCACCTCGAAGAAGATCGTGCGCATGATGCGCGACGCCGGCGCCCGCGAAGTCCATTTCCGCCTCGCCTCGCCGCCGATCCTGTACCCGGATTATTACGGCATCGACCTGCCCGACCGCGGCGGCCTGTTGGCCGCGACCCACAGCCTCGAAGAAATGCGCGAGATCATCGGCGCGGATTCGCTGGCATTCCTGTCGATCGACGGCATGTACCGCGCCATGGGCGAGCCCGGCCGCGATCCCGCCAATCCGAAATTCGCCGACCACTGCTTTACCGGCGCCTATCCGACCCACCTCACCGACCAGACCCAGGTCGAACCGTCACCCCGGCAGTTGTCGCTGCTGGCGGAGGCGAGCTAA
- a CDS encoding CvpA family protein, with product MPITILDLVLLGVMLISGLLAMVRGFMREILSIAAWGAAALVTLYAFSKLLPTAKTYFNNDTVASVVVVAGVFIGTLIVVSIITVRISDMILDSRIGALDRTLGFLFGLARGLLIVVVAYQFFVWLVPDKSRPDWVTGAKSRMVLQGTGEWLMALLPDDPENTILKKFKKNKPEDDQTDTEQAAPASGDGYSKPARDSLKKLIEKPAGK from the coding sequence ATGCCGATAACAATACTCGACCTTGTCCTGCTCGGAGTGATGCTGATTTCGGGGCTGCTCGCGATGGTGCGCGGCTTCATGCGCGAGATTCTGTCGATCGCGGCCTGGGGCGCGGCGGCTTTGGTCACGCTATATGCCTTCTCGAAGCTCTTGCCGACCGCCAAGACTTATTTCAATAACGACACGGTCGCGTCCGTGGTCGTCGTGGCCGGCGTGTTCATCGGTACCTTGATCGTGGTGTCCATCATCACGGTGCGGATTTCCGACATGATCCTGGATTCCCGAATTGGCGCGCTCGACCGCACGCTCGGGTTCCTGTTCGGCCTCGCGCGCGGGCTGTTGATCGTCGTCGTCGCTTACCAGTTCTTCGTCTGGTTGGTTCCGGACAAATCTCGGCCCGATTGGGTCACCGGGGCGAAGTCCCGGATGGTGCTGCAGGGAACCGGGGAATGGTTAATGGCGCTCTTGCCTGACGACCCCGAGAACACCATCTTAAAGAAATTCAAGAAGAATAAACCCGAAGACGATCAAACTGACACCGAGCAGGCAGCCCCTGCATCCGGTGATGGCTACAGCAAGCCTGCGCGCGACAGCCTCAAAAAGCTGATCGAGAAACCCGCAGGCAAGTAA
- the radA gene encoding DNA repair protein RadA has translation MAKSTLSFVCQNCGAAYNRWQGKCESCGEWNTLAEEDTTGATSMPVSIRSKRRGRTFKLESLTGKSQDAPRLSSGMVELDRVTGGGFVRGSVLLVGGDPGIGKSTLLTQATSLMARAGHRVVYISGEEAVAQVRLRAERLGLADAPVQLAAETSVEDIVSTLSEGTVPRLIVIDSIQTMWTDTVESAPGTVTQVRASAQALIRFAKKSGAAIILVGHVTKDGQIAGPRVVEHMVDAVLSFEGEGSQQFRILRAVKNRFGPTDEIGVFEMTGLGLREVSNPSELFLSERDLGSPGTAVFAGIEGTRPVLVELQALVAPTTLGTPRRAVVGWDPSRLSMVLAVLEAHCGVKLSGYDVYLNVAGGLRIQEPAADLAAAAALVSSLVNAPLPTDAVYFGEISLSGAVRPVAQTSARLKEAAKLGFGRAVLPESARGEVGGDAGLALNTVGGLTSLVADIAARGSPKGAKEGSREGAAEKNATPARFRRENG, from the coding sequence ATGGCCAAATCCACCCTCTCCTTTGTCTGCCAGAACTGCGGCGCGGCGTATAATCGCTGGCAGGGCAAGTGCGAGTCCTGCGGCGAGTGGAATACGCTGGCCGAGGAGGACACCACCGGCGCCACCTCGATGCCGGTCTCGATCCGCTCCAAACGCAGAGGGCGAACGTTCAAGCTGGAATCCCTGACCGGCAAGAGCCAGGACGCTCCTCGCCTGTCCTCCGGCATGGTCGAACTCGACCGCGTCACCGGCGGCGGCTTTGTGCGCGGCTCGGTGCTTTTGGTCGGCGGCGATCCCGGCATCGGCAAATCGACATTGTTGACGCAAGCCACCAGCCTGATGGCCCGCGCCGGCCATCGCGTGGTCTACATATCAGGCGAAGAGGCAGTGGCGCAGGTGCGGCTGCGCGCCGAGCGGCTCGGACTTGCCGATGCGCCGGTGCAGCTCGCCGCCGAAACTTCGGTCGAGGATATCGTCTCGACGCTGTCCGAAGGCACCGTGCCGCGGCTGATCGTGATCGATTCGATCCAGACCATGTGGACCGACACGGTGGAATCAGCCCCCGGCACCGTGACGCAGGTCCGCGCCTCGGCGCAGGCGCTGATCAGATTTGCCAAGAAATCGGGAGCGGCGATCATCCTGGTCGGCCACGTCACCAAGGACGGCCAGATCGCGGGTCCTCGCGTGGTCGAGCACATGGTCGACGCGGTGCTGTCGTTCGAGGGCGAAGGCTCGCAGCAATTCCGGATCCTGCGCGCGGTTAAGAACCGATTCGGCCCGACCGACGAGATCGGCGTGTTCGAGATGACGGGGCTGGGGCTGCGCGAGGTCTCCAACCCCTCCGAATTGTTCCTGTCGGAACGCGATCTCGGCAGTCCGGGCACGGCGGTATTCGCGGGCATCGAGGGCACCCGCCCGGTGCTGGTGGAATTGCAGGCCCTGGTGGCGCCGACCACGCTCGGCACGCCGCGCCGCGCGGTGGTGGGCTGGGATCCGAGCCGGCTGTCGATGGTGCTGGCGGTGCTGGAGGCCCATTGCGGCGTAAAACTGTCCGGATACGACGTCTATCTGAACGTGGCGGGCGGCCTGCGGATTCAGGAGCCCGCGGCCGACCTCGCCGCGGCCGCAGCGCTGGTGTCGTCGCTGGTCAATGCGCCGCTACCGACGGATGCGGTCTATTTCGGCGAAATCTCCCTGTCCGGCGCGGTGCGGCCGGTAGCGCAGACCTCGGCGCGGCTGAAGGAAGCCGCAAAACTCGGCTTCGGCCGTGCCGTGCTGCCCGAATCGGCCCGCGGAGAGGTCGGCGGCGACGCCGGTCTCGCCCTCAATACCGTGGGCGGATTGACCAGCCTGGTCGCGGATATCGCCGCTCGCGGCAGCCCGAAAGGCGCCAAAGAGGGCTCGCGGGAGGGCGCGGCTGAGAAAAATGCCACACCGGCCCGATTCCGTCGCGAGAACGGTTAA